A genome region from Hevea brasiliensis isolate MT/VB/25A 57/8 chromosome 7, ASM3005281v1, whole genome shotgun sequence includes the following:
- the LOC131181360 gene encoding uncharacterized protein LOC131181360: MAERYRDIFDHCQPDPLQTSNRIAVLLNENFQLEEVSQVVAQSTQQIQNHVSWVPPPQGVLKFNTDIAWQADKNLAAIAVVVRNFCGKIIDGGAKQFRCDSPLAGEAFTALEAMKLAKDIGAQSFIGQSDSKVVISALNESGASPPWEIKSIILAIKAIVVFVPPIAFVHVKRLANRAADYIAKLCSRGSLPCNRLFYLPCELIPMHVMMPRGLLLDSAILWHLKKKKDSP, from the exons atggcag AACGTTATAGGGATATATTTGATCACTGTCAACCTGATCCTTTGCAAACTAGCAATCGTATTGCAGTTCTTCTGAATGAGAACTTCCAGCTGGAGGAAGTCAGTCAAGTCGTTGCTCAGAGCACGCAGCAAATTCAAAATCATGTTAGTTGGGTCCCTCCTCCCCAAGGAGTCTTGAAGTTTAATACAGATATTGCTTGGCAAGCGGATAAAAATCTTGCTGCAATAGCTGTTGTGGTAAGGAACTTTTGTGGAAAGATAATAGATGGTGGTGCCAAGCAATTTAGGTGTGACTCTCCTTTGGCAGGTGAAGCTTTTACTGCATTGGAAGCAATGAAGCTAGCAAAAGATATAGGTGCTCAGTCCTTCATTGGGCAATCTGACTCAAAAGTAGTGATTTCAGCTCTGAATGAAAGTGGTGCTAGTCCCCCGTGGGAAATTAAATCCATTATTTTGGCTATTAAAGCCATTGTTGTCTTTGTTCCTCCTATAGCTTTTGTTCATGTTAAGAGACTTGCAAATAGAGCTGCTGATTATATTGCAAAACTATGCTCTAGGGGTTCTCTTCCTTGTAACAGGTTGTTTTATTTACCCTGTGAGCTTATTCCTATGCATGTAATGATGCCCAGGGGGCTTCTGCTTGATTCTGCAATTCtatggcatttaaaaaaaaaaaaagattctcCATGA